The DNA window TTTTTCGCTCCCAATCGACGAGAAAAGCAAAAGCAAAAAAACCATCACAAGCCGCCAAGAGAACACCAATCTCAAAGAGGGTATCCCAGGGTTTCTGATACTCCAAAGCAAGGCTGTCCCTCACCAAAGCATCCCCGTTGGTCCGTCCCTTATTCTGTTCTTCCCCCAACACAGGCTTGTCGGAGaaggggcgaggaggccttGGGGGGGAGAAACAGGGGCGACGCAAAACGACGAcggatggcgggcgcgccgccagttTCTCGAAGAAAGTGATGGGTATATCCATTCGTGTGCGCCGTGGCCCAAAAGTCGGAAAATTTCACGATGGCCGATTCCAACTCTGTCGGCCATCATGCATGCAGTTGATTGATCGCGTGAGAATGTCCACGCAAAGCCCCTCtggagggcgagggaggagCCGTGTCTGGGGCCCTCGCTCAAAAAACAAACGCAAGTAATTAATGATgttgatgtcgtcgttgtATGTGCAAGGTGCGCGGTGTCGTATCAGCCGTTCGACAAGCAGAGGCTTTTAGCCGCAAGAATGCGCAAACGACAAGCGTTCGCCCGTTTTCGGCTGCTAATAGACACGCGTTTCAATTCGTATTCATTTCTTCGGCCCAGTCTTGGCCTTGGTAGACCGCAGGCGCCTCTTCTGTTGAGCCTCACTTTGGGCCTTTGGAATTTCGCTTCCAACGGCAGCCTGGCTGCTTGTGACAATAGCAGCAGGCGCAGAAACAGACGCGGCGATATTGTCGGTCGCAGGAGGGTTGTTGATTGCAGCGGCGTTGTCGGAGTTGACATTGCTCGACTCCTTCGCCGGGActgccttggccttggtAGACCGCAGGCGCTTCTTCTGAGGAGCCTTGCTTTTAGGCTTTGGGATAGCGCTGCCAACAGCAGTCTGGCTGTTTGTGGCAGTGGCGGCAGGTGCGGAAACGGCCACAACAGTGTTGCCAGTCTCAGGCAGACTCTCAACCGCAGAGGCGTTGCTCAAGTTGTCAGTGTTAGACTGCTCCGGCGGGACAGCTTTTGCTGCGGCGGTCTTTCTCTTCTTTGCCTTGCTAGGTGCAGCAGCTGGGGCCGACTCCTCGCACGTCGAGGCCTTTCTCTTCTTGGATTTGTTGGGTGCGGCGGTCGTTGGAGCCAGTTTTCCgcacgtcgaggcggccTTCTTCTTAGCCTTGCAGGgtgcagtagtagtagctgGAGCCGACTCTTCATCCGTCGAcgtctttctcttcttggccttgctggGTGCAGCAGCTGGGGCCGACCCTTCGTCAGAGGCCTtcctcttcttggccttgctaggcgcaggagctggagccgaTTCTTCACCCGTcgcggccttcttcttcttcttgctgtTCGCTGCAGCTGGGGCCGCCTTcccagccgccgaggtcTTTGCCTTCTTGGTAACTTTCACTTTCGAGGCCGCGCTCGATGCCTTGGCTTCTGCCTCCATCTTCTGCCTGGCCTCTTTGGTGATGAGCTTGATCCTGATCCTGCGAGTCGATGGACCTGTCTGCGCAGTCGCCCCAGCACTTCCGTTGCCAATGGTCGGAATGGCACCGAACCCATACATTTCCGTCTTCTGGGGATCGAACGACGGACTATTCGGCATTGCAGCGGCAACCATATCGGCGTCAGGGCGTGGGTTCGGTTCCGAACTGAGAAGGGCAATAGACGCGGGAACTTCGGGCCGTGCGAATCTGACGCGCCGATAATTGGTGTGCGTTGGAAGCGCAGCGGCCTGAGTCGACTGGGCGCTCTGATTCTATCTGGAGTCCTCCCGATCGTTGGCAGCGTCGGCCCGCTCCTGCTTGCTACGTTTGCGAGGCTGGTTAACATTCCATCCCCTAATGGTAGTCGGCCCAGAGCTCGGCAAAGCGGCCGACGACCCAGTCTCCTTAGGATCATACAGAATGGTTTTAAGCTCTGGCTTGTTAGTCCAGGAGGCTCTGTGCGGTGGcactggcgctggctgcagCTTGCGGTATTTCCCATTGCTTGCATCTCCGGACGGGGTGGatcggtggtggtgggcggttCCGTGAGGTGTTCCCGGTGGGCTTTGCTGGATAGATTGGCCCGGCATGGCGGACAGGCTTCCGAGCGTCGGGGAATGAGCcatgggctgctgctggtggacGAATcccggcggaggcggcgatcCCATGAACGGCTGCTGGCCTTGCTGTTGGGGGTTAGGTAGAATTCTTTCCGGTgcgagcggctgctgcgaTGCCTGCGGCTCCGGATATCCACGTGGATATCCACGGTGGTGGCCTCCTGGGTAGTAATCAGCTTCCGGTCGCATGTTTTGCTCGTGCACGTTATCCTCTGATGTCATCATCTGAAACCGTCCGCGGGTAGGGCGCAGGGGAGGCAATGGATCTGCGCTGGCGTTGAGCGAGAACGGGATTCTCGACGGGGTCGTACCTCCAAGAGTAGGCTGCGGTAGAGGAGGGTACTGATGCGAAGGTGCGACTGCAGGCACAACTGGCGCAGGTCCTGGCTGTGGTGTTGCATCCCAACGAGGCTGGCTGCCATACACGTGAGAGGCAGCTTGCTGTGCTTCTCCCGCGTACGTCGCCATTCCCCTGTGATCGTAAGCTTGGTCTCCAGGGCGAATCGACGGATAAGGTGGCTCGCGAGCATCTGGGTGCGAGAAGCTCGGAGCTCGGAAGTGTTGGTCCTCCTGAATAGGGTGGCCACTGTGGTGAgaaggctgctgctggtgcaggTACTCGGTATGTCTGGCGTCTGGGTGTGGCATCATTGTGCCTACCTGCTGACCCGCATGGTGTTGCATCATACGGCTGTCCTGGGGATGCACCGGCGGCATCATACCGCTGTCTTGCTGCGGCATCTGAGGCATTAGGCTTCGGTCGTGCTGGCTTCGGTCCTGCGGTTGAACTCCTCTCTCATGAGACATGACGGGCGCCATCATTCCTCTATCCGGCTGTTGTATGGGAGGCGGCAGGGCGTTGCCGCGTTGTTGAACTGCATGCTCGTGTTGCGGTTCAAGTGTAGAAGGAGTTGTCTCTTGTTGTTGGACATAGTGCGTAGTATGGTCATGGCTCTTGTGCTGGTCGTGAGCTAGAACGTTGCTCGAAGCGACATGAGTATCAGCCGCAGCGGTGCTCGCCGCAGAAGCCTGCAACGTCTGGCCTTGGGTGAGAGCAGCCGCGAGAGCTGCGTGGCTAATGTTGGATGTACTGCCAGACATAGGAGGCTCGACATTGCAAATTTGAGCCAGCATGTTCATGCCATAAGAGCCAGCATCCTGTTTCGGGGTGGGGTCGGGCTTGGACGACGTAAAGACGTCGCGAATGGCATCATAACGGGAGCTCTTGGCCACTGCTGGGGCAGCCCGGGATAAATCCTCGGCTTGGCACACCGCGGTCGCGTATGTCAGAATGGAGAGTCCAGTCACTCCATCATCGCGTTCGTCGGTttctgcggcggcaggaggcTCAATTGTGTTTTCAACCTCAGAAGTGGTCTCCTCGGATGCAGACTGGGTCTGATCCGCGTTGAGCTCCGCCGTCCCGAGAGACTTGGCACGGAGTTGCTCATCAGATAGGGTATAGCCCATCAAATCCATGACCTCGGGGTCAATTTCGTTCTTCTTGCAGAACTTGCGAAGGACGGATCGCATGTCAGACCGATCGGGAGCCTCCTCAACGCTGCGTTGAGTGGTTGTGACTTGGAAGGACCGGGAAGCATGTGCAATCCGTCCAGAGGGGTTGGCAATATAgacgacgggcttgccgggCAGGACGTAAGGTCGAGCGGGCTCTTTTCCATTCTTGCTCTCGGCAAGGAACAGACCGGTCGTGGGATGAAGGCCATGTTTGGTCACAAGCTCTTGATCAAGGCTTCTGGCCGTGAGATGAGATGAGTCGTAGTCCACGATTCTGTGATCGAAGTAGAAGGCCCCAGAATTCGGCTTCCCGGTGAAGGGATTTGCAGCTGCCTGCTTCTTGCGCTGATGTTCCTTAGAATTGCGAGAGTCGCTGAAGCCAATCTCCCCATCGCCAAACCGGAAGTACTGAGGTAGAATGAAGCGGTTGTGGACgacgttgacgccgtcgtggcgcCATTCGCAGGAGCGAAGGCCGAAGTCATCAGCGTCGGTCGCTGACTTGGGCAGGAAGAGGCCCTCAGTGGCATTCGACGCGGACCCTTCTTCCTGGTCTGGGGATCCTGGCGTGGAATCCTCAGCGTCGGGCGTCTCAGTCCCAAATGGAGCAGaagcctcctcgtcggcggcaagcaGGCCCTTGGCGGCACCAGTCTCGGAGAGACCGGCAGCTGCGAGGCGGGCAGAGGTCCGAGTGGccttcttgggcgtcggTGCATCCTCGGGCTGATCTTGGGGCTTTCGCTTGGGAGCTCCACGGCCTCTGGTGGTGTTGTTCTTCTCTTTGAGTGCCGCGGCCTTGGCAGCCTTGTCGGCTTTGGCGTCCTCCTTGGACTGCTGGCCTTCCTTCCATCGTTGAGTACCTTCCACTCGAGCTGGATAAGGCACGAGAATGCCATCCTTGTACTCATGATAGACGCCAAATTCATTGTCAAGGTGGTCGTCAGAGATGACTCTGTACTCATAACGATCATCACGGACCTAGTCAATTATGTCAGCAACGTTAGCGCTGGCGAGGCGGGAAGAAGCTTACGTCGACAGGAAGGCCCCTTGCGTGCATGGTCTCCAACAAGCGAAGTCTTTCGAGCATGCCGTCGTAGCACTCATCATACAACTCATCGAGTCCGTTCTGTATCGCATGAGGTCAGCTGTCGGATTCTCGTCTCGTAAGGCAACGGGGCGGGGCGACCAGGGCCCGCCGGCAATGGCAAGTCGCCTATTCGGGGCAGTATGTTGGAGGACGGAGAGGAAAGGAAACAGATAGAATGGAGGGTATTGGAATGTATGCCGCGAGTTTGAACAATAGAGAGTTTTCATACCTGGTATTGCAGCTGGGCAACCATTTCCTCGGCTTCCAGTCTGCGTTTTGCCATCTTCACCCCCAAGGTATGGCGgatctcctcctgctgcttgacctcggccagcctcgcgtcgagggcggcttTGACTTTTGGTGTCTCGTCGTAGTCTTTGTAGGCATCCTTTCGGCCATTCAAGCGGCCGATTGTACGGCTGGCCAACTCCTCCAAGGCGGGCTTCATGTTCTTGCATACCGCGCGGAACGTGTCCTTCaggtgccgctggcggtCAAAGGACGCTTGGGGACGCGATTGGACAAAGGTCTTAACTCTGCCACGCGAGTTGAAGATGCCGCGGGGAACGACTTTGTAGTCTTTGGTAGTGGTGGTCTTGGCCtttccgccgcggccgcctcctcgacctctgcctccgccacggccgcctctgCCCCGGCCCCTGGTAGGGCGGGACTGCGaggccgctggcgacggggccTCAGTTGCCATGACTTGGAAGGCCTCGCGGCGATGTCATGCAACGCGGGGAGTGTGTGTTGCCGGTGAACGGCGAAGGGATGTTTGGGGGTTTGGTGAGAATGAGTAGGTGGGTAGGAGGTAGCAAAAGCGCACCGCGAGTGATGTCGTCACGCGATGTTTTGCCCTTGGCGTGCCAATAACGAGAGGCAATTAATGGCAGAGGGAAAGGTGACTGAAGGAGATGCAAGCATTAACAAGTGAGAACAATGCCTGGTCGGTTGTTGACGGGTGCCTGGGCAGAATGCTTGGTTGGCACACGGCTGACACGGGGGGAGAGATGCGCGCCAGGCACGAGACAGCGCCGCAACGCCTTTGTGGACAAACAAATGGCAAACGGCAGAACAAAGTTCAAGGAAAGGGGAAAGCGGTCGCGCAAGCGGTGATGGCTGCGAGGGCGATGCGATGGTGTCGCGAGGGGGATGAAAAGTGAGGTTTGAAGGGTGATGGCAGTCCGACGCACCCTGGTCGAGGAGAAAGGTGTGTAATAAGGCGAGGTGCAGGAAGTTTTTCGGCTCGCCgggtctggctggctgaggtgaggtgaggtgggcGGGTGTAAGGCAGATGGAtggggggcgggctggcgcgcgggcgggaaACAATGGGCGCGGCCCCCAAGAATAGCGCTCCCGTGCAGCTATCGAGGTAGCCCTGGGCACTGGCgatggctgcccgcccgtcagTACAGTGTACAGGTAGGTTCGTCGCTGCAGTCGAGGCGGGtgtggccgggctggctcTGGAGCGCCAGTGATCGATCGCCCCAGCAATCACTGTGCCTACCTCACTGTAGTGCGCGACAGCACCGGCTATAAGATAGTGCCTCCACCGGAGCGCGAAATGGGATGGTCGCAGAACAGCAGCCTCGTGGCAGCGCCGCAAGACGCCCTGGCGCACAGGGAAAATCGCGCTCGCAAAGATGAGCGTATCCTATGCAAGCGgtcgcaggcaggcagacgacGTGCGCACGATGCGATGAGGTGCAGATGGGCGAGCGGTCGATGGTGAAGTTTGTGTGAGCGAGTAGAGTCTGGCCTTGGGGACTGTTGTACTTGCAACCCATGGTACACTTGGCGCCCACCCACACACGCCGCtggcgtgcgcgcgcaggcaCACGACTGACAGCACAAGTGGCCGTGTCGGTCCCCTTTTTCCTCTTTGGGCGCCCCAAGTACCGTAGACACGCAACGCTGCAGCGGCCACCAAGCCGGGTGGGCGGCCACCAATTGCCAGCTCGTCAAGACTGGCGGTTGGTGATTGGCGGCGCGATGGACAGGGAACACGCTAATACCCAATCGGTGCGGCTTGGATCAATTCTACAATTCATGATTGGCACGGAGAAGCGGATTAACCAAGCCCGGGGGCATTCAAGGCCCCCTGGGGAGTTTCGTGCCAGCCCAGGTACCGGAGACATGCATGTCTGGCCTCCAGTCAGTGAGGGACCAGCTCGCAAGCCCCCAAGGGTTTGCGGCATCACGCACTGATGGAACGAAGGAACCCTCTAGatgtcgcgcagcgcgtcatCGAGGCTTCACGGTTTCGTTCATCCGGCAACTGGACTACTCAGTGACTAGCTCCCCAAGAACAAAAACGTCGCACTAGCCGTGCAGTGACGACAATTCCCGATGATTAAGCGCTGGTGCTGGATCGTTCAGGAACGGCACCTACATATCGAAGCTGGCAGACAAGCCAGTGTGAGACAATAGACGACAATATATTACCTCCATCTGCTCCTATAGCAGAGGCTCTTGCGTGCGTTTGCAATGTAGTCGAGTTCGTGCTCGAAGGCTCCCTggcgccagcgtcggcgAGAAGCCCtcctacgaagtacagcgGTACCTATTGGCAGGTATTTCTTGCAATCACCAGGCACATTTTCTTTGACGTCATGGACAGTGCCGactctcccctccctcttccaGGGTCGTCACAAAAGAGGCATAAACTCTTGCGCTGGTGAATGTGTCATGTCCGAGGAGTGACCGGCAGTCAAGCGTGCCATCACCTCCCAGCCAGCGCCTTTCTCCTTGCCAAAACCACCAAGTGCGAAGTAGAGACAGACGCCGCGACAAGTCATGCCGCTTCCGCTTTCTTGTCGGGGGAAACACGGCCTCCGGACTATTTGTCCTTGGTAACGCATCCAGTTCCGAAACACATGCTGTGCTGTGGTCATGCATGAAGCCGACCCGTTGCACAGCGTGTCTGTCTGGCGTACCCAGCCCAGACTTTTTTGTTGCCCGCCAGTCCAACAAGGAAGGCTCAAGCCCGCAGGATCTGGTGCGAGTGCGGCGGCTCCGCAATTTTCCCCCTTTGGTCGACTTGCGGGGCACCTGGCATGCCAGGGCAGCGGGCCGATCGCGGATGACTAACAATCATTGCCAATCCCAACTTTCCTTCGACATCACCCATTCCCTCGGCCGAGGCATCGAGCAGCCGCCCGGGGGCTACAACGGATTTGCCTCGCTTTCAAGGTGGCCGCATCGTTGCTGTGAATATAAATCTACGGCTCCAAGGCTCGCTTCTTGGATGCCGCTGGCGATGGTGCTCCCTAGCTGCATCACGAGGAGTCATAGCAGAAGCACTTACAAGCCGTTTCACCAGGGAAATGCCAACTCGGTTGTTCAAATATCGGACGGGGCTCATTGCTAGTAATCAATATATATATTCCATTATTATTAGCCCACAGGATGACCATGTGGTGATATGAATAGACCTTCAGCGCATGCTCTCGTACCGTCAGCGACGGCCTGCCGAGCGGCTACTTGGGAAAGGGTGCCTCTCGTTTTCCACCACGACACCCAGGAGTTCGCTCACCGGGCGTTTGCACGCTCGAAACAATAACAGCACAATTCCATAACGGTCTTTATTATTAGCAGCATACCCGCGCATTGTTCTCTAATAGGATACT is part of the Purpureocillium takamizusanense chromosome 7, complete sequence genome and encodes:
- a CDS encoding uncharacterized protein (COG:S~EggNog:ENOG503NZY6) encodes the protein MATEAPSPAASQSRPTRGRGRGGRGGGRGRGGGRGGKAKTTTTKDYKVVPRGIFNSRGRVKTFVQSRPQASFDRQRHLKDTFRAVCKNMKPALEELASRTIGRLNGRKDAYKDYDETPKVKAALDARLAEVKQQEEIRHTLGVKMAKRRLEAEEMVAQLQYQNGLDELYDECYDGMLERLRLLETMHARGLPVDVRDDRYEYRVISDDHLDNEFGVYHEYKDGILVPYPARVEGTQRWKEGQQSKEDAKADKAAKAAALKEKNNTTRGRGAPKRKPQDQPEDAPTPKKATRTSARLAAAGLSETGAAKGLLAADEEASAPFGTETPDAEDSTPGSPDQEEGSASNATEGLFLPKSATDADDFGLRSCEWRHDGVNVVHNRFILPQYFRFGDGEIGFSDSRNSKEHQRKKQAAANPFTGKPNSGAFYFDHRIVDYDSSHLTARSLDQELVTKHGLHPTTGLFLAESKNGKEPARPYVLPGKPVVYIANPSGRIAHASRSFQVTTTQRSVEEAPDRSDMRSVLRKFCKKNEIDPEVMDLMGYTLSDEQLRAKSLGTAELNADQTQSASEETTSEVENTIEPPAAAETDERDDGVTGLSILTYATAVCQAEDLSRAAPAVAKSSRYDAIRDVFTSSKPDPTPKQDAGSYGMNMLAQICNVEPPMSGSTSNISHAALAAALTQGQTLQASAASTAAADTHVASSNVLAHDQHKSHDHTTHYVQQQETTPSTLEPQHEHAVQQRGNALPPPIQQPDRGMMAPVMSHERGVQPQDRSQHDRSLMPQMPQQDSGMMPPVHPQDSRMMQHHAGQQVGTMMPHPDARHTEYLHQQQPSHHSGHPIQEDQHFRAPSFSHPDAREPPYPSIRPGDQAYDHRGMATYAGEAQQAASHVYGSQPRWDATPQPGPAPVVPAVAPSHQYPPLPQPTLGGTTPSRIPFSLNASADPLPPLRPTRGRFQMMTSEDNVHEQNMRPEADYYPGGHHRGYPRGYPEPQASQQPLAPERILPNPQQQGQQPFMGSPPPPGFVHQQQPMAHSPTLGSLSAMPGQSIQQSPPGTPHGTAHHHRSTPSGDASNGKYRKLQPAPVPPHRASWTNKPELKTILYDPKETGSSAALPSSGPTTIRGWNVNQPRKRSKQERADAANDREDSR
- a CDS encoding uncharacterized protein (TransMembrane:2 (o70-91i103-121o)) → MDIPITFFEKLAARPPSVVVLRRPCFSPPRPPRPFSDKPVLGEEQNKGRTNGDALVRDSLALEYQKPWDTLFEIGVLLAACDGFFAFAFLVDWERKKRALGRLGWWTALSGFFGTHLVTALPH